TCAAAAATTTGATCAATCTTATGTAGCTTATAACAAAATGCTGAGTGAAAATGTAAAGGACTCACTTGTAAATTATCAAGGTTTTATAGATTCTAAAGCTGAATTTGAAGCCTTTCTGAATACCTTTGGTAGCGTCGAGCCCACAGAGTTTAACTCGTGGTCTGAGAAGGAGCAGTTAGCCTTTTGGATTAATGCATATAATGCTTTTACTATAAAAGCCATAATCGATCATTATCCGATCGAAAGAAGTTTTTCACTTGTTGGAATTTTCTACGCCCCTTCAAACAGCATTCTCCAGATCAAAGGTGTATGGAAAAAGCTTGAGTTCAAAGCTGTTGGAAGGATGGTCACACTTGATGAAATTGAGCATGAAATACTTAGAAAAGAGTTCAATGAGCCAAGAATTCATATGGCCATAGTTTGCGCCTCTATTTCATGCCCAGACTTAAGCCCCAACGCATATACCGCTGATAAAATTGAAGAGCAGTTAACACAGGCATCGATTGATTTTATTAACAATCCAGAAAAAGGAGTCTCTATTGACCAAAAAGACGGCAGAGTAAAACTATCTAAGATATTTAAGTGGTTTGGTGATGATTTTATCCCTAACTATGGAACTCAGAAATTATTTAACCACTATAGCCTTAAAGAGAATGCCGTACTTAATTTTGCTGCAGACTATTTACAATCAGATGAGCAAAAAGAGTACTTAATGACCGGCAAGCTGAAAATTGGATATTTAGGCTACGACTGGAACCTAAACGAGCAAACGCCCTCTTCATCATAACAGCAAACTAAACTAAAACGAACTTAAGATCGAGCTTCCTCTGCACAATAAGCGCTGGCTGAGGAGTAAGCTGAGACGCAGTACGGAACTAGAAAAGTGAGCGCAATTTTAAAGTACAATTGACGGTGCAGCTCCAAGCTTAAAAGAGAATCATGATGGTTAATAACAATCAATATGGGTCCTACTACCAATGCGACTTTAAGTGCCCTTACGACAGTCTCACGTCTAAAGAAATTTTTCATAAAATTATTAAATCTGCTTTCCATAGTCCTATCTAAAATATATAAAAGAGCCCCGATAGCAAGAAATACTAAACAAAAACGCCGCATATGTTACTTTTATAGATCACATTATCAAAAGCCGGAGGAAAGATGTCTACAGAAAATATGAATTGGGACCTAACTAGCTACTTTGAGGAGTTTAACGGTCCCCAGATGAAGGAATTTAAGAAAAAGTTAAAAGAAGATATCCAATCAATCAAGGACAATGCTGCATCACTTGAGCCATTAGGATCAGACAATCAGGACAAATGGGAAAAAGTATTTCTAGACGCTGAGGACTTAACCACTAGATACTCTCACCTTAGATCCTATATAGGCTGCGTAGCATCGGCTGACAGCTTAAACGAAGAGCACCTTAAAGAAGAGGCCGAGATGGCTGTATTAGGTGCGGAGTTCTCAAAGCTCTCCTCGGTTATGCTGAATTCTCTCAAAAATACCAATGATGAGGATTTCAATAAATTTACCCAGAAACCATCACTAAAAAGCGCTTCT
This window of the Thermodesulfobacteriota bacterium genome carries:
- the nrtS gene encoding nitrate/nitrite transporter NrtS, with amino-acid sequence MKNFFRRETVVRALKVALVVGPILIVINHHDSLLSLELHRQLYFKIALTFLVPYCVSAYSSASAYCAEEARS
- a CDS encoding DUF547 domain-containing protein, which encodes MREKVSKVGIISLLVFFLLMIFANPFQSKFTIISHGIEEVNNQKFDQSYVAYNKMLSENVKDSLVNYQGFIDSKAEFEAFLNTFGSVEPTEFNSWSEKEQLAFWINAYNAFTIKAIIDHYPIERSFSLVGIFYAPSNSILQIKGVWKKLEFKAVGRMVTLDEIEHEILRKEFNEPRIHMAIVCASISCPDLSPNAYTADKIEEQLTQASIDFINNPEKGVSIDQKDGRVKLSKIFKWFGDDFIPNYGTQKLFNHYSLKENAVLNFAADYLQSDEQKEYLMTGKLKIGYLGYDWNLNEQTPSSS